Proteins encoded together in one Triticum dicoccoides isolate Atlit2015 ecotype Zavitan chromosome 7B, WEW_v2.0, whole genome shotgun sequence window:
- the LOC119337820 gene encoding cytosolic sulfotransferase 17-like yields MESRPREAVSSKTHTESLIATLPTKEGWSTPLVFYNNCWIRPHSLKDVMAVQDMLKLRPDDIILAAHPKCGTTWLKALVFTILNRSRYTFTDHPLLTVRPHQLVPFIALRPGDLDRAETLPSPRLLSTHLPLPLLPPAVSTLGCRIVCVCREPKDAFLSRWHFEKKLHQGISLGTDEAFAMFSEGCSPYGPFWDRYLEYWKESLARPREVMFLRYEEMVSDTPNVIRKLASFLGVPFTREEESGGVVDQVADLCGFTSLSNVDANRADRVEVEHAGAKLVFNPSSLFRKGEVGDWVNHMSKDMAARMDQLVAEKFKGSGLTF; encoded by the coding sequence ATGGAGAGTCGCCCACGTGAAGCCGTATCATCCAAAACCCACACCGAAAGTCTTATAGCAACACTTCCAACCAAAGAAGGATGGTCGACGCCACTGGTCTTCTACAACAACTGCTGGATCAGACCACATTCCCTTAAGGATGTCATGGCTGTCCAGGACATGCTCAAGCTCCGCCCCGACGACATCATCCTCGCCGCGCATCCGAAATGCGGCACCACCTGGCTGAAAGCCCTGGTGTTTACCATCCTAAACAGATCCCGTTACACCTTCACCGACCACCCACTGCTCACGGTACGTCCCCATCAACTTGTGCCTTTCATCGCGCTACGGCCGGGAGACCTCGACAGAGCCGAGACGCTGCCCTCTCCGCGGCTGCTCTCCACCCACCTGCCGCTCCCCCTGCTCCCACCCGCAGTTTCCACCCTTGGCTGCCGGATCGTGTGCGTTTGCCGAGagcccaaagacgcatttctctcaAGGTGGCACTTTGAGAAGAAGTTGCACCAAGGTATATCCCTAGGTACGGATGAAGCATTCGCAATGTTTTCTGAGGGTTGCTCGCCTTACGGTCCTTTCTGGGATCGCTATCTCGAGTACTGGAAAGAAAGTTTGGCCAGACCACGAGAGGTGATGTTTCTGAGGTACGAGGAGATGGTGTCAGACACACCCAATGTTATTAGGAAGCTAGCAAGCTTCCTCGGCGTCCCGTTCACCCGAGAGGAGGAAAGCGGCGGAGTCGTGGACCAAGTAGCTGATTTGTGCGGCTTCACATCACTTAGCAATGTCGACGCCAATCGGGCAGATCGTGTTGAAGTTGAGCACGCAGGAGCTAAGCTCGTTTTTAATCCCTCTTCGCTGTTTAGGAAAGGGGAGGTTGGGGATTGGGTGAACCACATGAGCAAGGACATGGCAGCTAGAATGGACCAGCTTGTCGCTGAGAAGTTCAAGGGATCAGGTCTCACGTTCTGA